A stretch of Physeter macrocephalus isolate SW-GA chromosome 6, ASM283717v5, whole genome shotgun sequence DNA encodes these proteins:
- the LOC102974327 gene encoding oxidized low-density lipoprotein receptor 1, with protein sequence MTFDDLKSKCTKDQLHQKPNGERDKGLRFLSSRRWYPAAVSLGILCLGLLVTVMLLIIQLSQVSDLLKQQQENLTHQEDILEGQISAQHQTENSSQESQRELKEMIETLAHRLDEKSKKLMELHHQNLNLQEALKKAAKYSGPCPQDWLWHEENCYQFSSGPFNWEKSQENCLSLDAHMLKINSSDDLEFIQQAIAHSGFPFWMGLSLKKPNYSWLWEDGSPLMPYLFRPQGAVFQMYPSGTCAYIQRGAVFAENCILTAFSICQKKANLLRVQ encoded by the exons ATGACTTTTGATGACCTCAAGAGCAAGTGTACAAAGGATCAACTTCATCAGAAGccaaatggagagagagacaaag GTCTTCGTTTTCTTTCCTCTCGGAGGTGGTACCCTGCTGCTGTGTCTCTAGGGATCCTTTGTCTGGGATTACTGGTGACCGTTATGTTGCTGATAATCCAAT TATCCCAGGTGTCTGATCTCCTAAAGCAACAGCAAGAAAACCTTACTCACCAGGAAGATATCCTGGAGGGACAGATTTCAGCCCAGCACCAGACAGAAAATTCTTCCCAGGAGTCACAAAGGGAACTCAAAGAAATGATAGAAACCCTTGCCCACAGGCTGGATGAAAAATCCAAGAAACTAATGGAACTTCATCACCAGAACCTGAATCTCCAAGAAGCTCTGAAAAAAGCAGCCAAATATTCAG GTCCTTGTCCCCAAGACTGGCTCTGGCATGAAGAAAACTGTTACCAATTTTCCTCTGGCCCATTTAATTGGGAAAAAAGCCAGGAGAACTGCTTGTCTTTGGATGCCCACATGCTGAAGATTAATAGCTCAGATGATTTG GAATTCATCCAGCAAGCAATTGCCCATTCCGGTTTCCCATTCTGGATGGGGCTGTCTCTGAAGAAACCCAACTACTCATGGCTCTGGGAGGATGGTTCTCCTTTGATGCCCTACTT GTTTAGACCCCAGGGAGCTGTTTTCCAGATGTATCCTTCAGGCACCTGTGCATATATACAAAGGGGAGCTGTTTTTGCTGAAAACTGCATTTTAACTGCATTCAGTATATGTCAGAAGAAGGCGAACCTATTGAGGGTACAGTGA